The nucleotide sequence GGATCTTCCCTTCGGATGGGATATCGCCGCCTGGCCTGCAAGTCCGAACACGGGAAAGACGGCGACGTGGCTCGGGTCCATGGGCTTCGCCGTGTCGGCGAAGACGAAGCACGTCGAAGAAGCTTTCAACCTGGCGGCGTTCCTGTCGCTCGACGAGGAAGGCCAACGGCAAAATTATCAGCTCGGGCAGGCCGTGCCGAACTTGATCGATATGGCGAACGGCGAGTTCTTGGCTTACGAGAAAGCGCCCGCCAATCGCCAAGTGTTCCTCGACATTATCCAAGATTACGGAAGGACGGATCTTCCCGCTCGGTCCAAGGATAATCAGTGGCTCGATACGTTCTGGCAGGAAGCCAGCAAGGTGTGGAACGGCGAGATGTCCGCGAAGGATTGGACGGCGATGATGCAGCCGAAGCTTCAAGAGCTCTACGATAAGGGAAACAAATAAGACACGCGATTGCTCTCGAGATGGCCGGCGGTCCCGCGTACCGCCGGTTCTCTTCCTTTTCCCCCAGTCGAACTACGGAAGTAAGGTGGGCTCCCTATGAAAAATAAGCTACCCGGATATCGAAAAAAAGAGCTTTGGTGGATTTACTCGTTCGTGCTGCCTCCGGTGTTGGGGTTTCTGATCTTCGGACTTGCGCCGATCCTGTACTCGATCTATATGAGTTTCCATCATTGGGATATGCTTTCTCCTCCGGAATGGATCGGCTTGGCCAACTACGTCGACCTGCTGAAGGACGAGAAATTTTATAAGTCGATTTTCAATACGTTCTACTTGCTGCTCGGCATTCCGATCGGCATGGTCGTCTCGCTCCTTCTTGCCATTCTTATGAACCGCAAGCTTAAGGGAATTTCCGTCATGCGAACGATTTATTATTTGCCGGTCATCTCGCCGATCATCGCGGTGTCCTTGCTCTGGCAGTGGATTCTGAACAAGGACTACGGGTTGCTCAACAACTTCCTCTGGCAGCTGTTCGGCATCGAAGGTCCGAATTGGCTGGGCGAAGCCGATTGGGTGAAGCCTTCCCTCATTCTTATCGGTCTCTGGGGAGGCGTCGGGGGGACGATGGTGCTGTATCTCGCGGGACTCCAATCGATCTCGTCCACTTATTACGAAGCTGCGGAGATCGACGGGGCGGGCGGTTGGCAGAAGCTGAAAACCATTACGATTCCTCTGCTGACGCCGATTCATTTCTTCGTCGTCGTGATGGGCGTGATCGGCACGTTCCAATCGTTCAGCCAAATTTATGTATTGGCCGTCGACGGAGGTCCGGAATACAGCGGGGCGACGATCGTGTACTACATTTTCCAAAACGCCTTCGCTTACTTCAATATGGGC is from Paenibacillus antri and encodes:
- a CDS encoding carbohydrate ABC transporter permease, translating into MKNKLPGYRKKELWWIYSFVLPPVLGFLIFGLAPILYSIYMSFHHWDMLSPPEWIGLANYVDLLKDEKFYKSIFNTFYLLLGIPIGMVVSLLLAILMNRKLKGISVMRTIYYLPVISPIIAVSLLWQWILNKDYGLLNNFLWQLFGIEGPNWLGEADWVKPSLILIGLWGGVGGTMVLYLAGLQSISSTYYEAAEIDGAGGWQKLKTITIPLLTPIHFFVVVMGVIGTFQSFSQIYVLAVDGGPEYSGATIVYYIFQNAFAYFNMGYASAGAWVLGLIIFLITLVQFKLSDRWVYQE